One Armatimonadota bacterium DNA window includes the following coding sequences:
- the ispH gene encoding 4-hydroxy-3-methylbut-2-enyl diphosphate reductase yields the protein MATQSIEAKPKMKVVLAEVFGYCWGVRRAVDMVEQARQALDGEITTLGPIIHNPQVIEKHKTMGIGFRPNLDEIGGGTVVLSAHGVSPRVSELARDKGLNVIDATCPYVTKVHRAAKKMAQEGYQIVLVGDHGHTEVKGVLGAIEQVGGEIYVVSKPEEVAELPLGRKVGVVTQTTQTAANFGAVLAEVAKRAYEVRAYNTICGATDELQAAAEKLASEVEVVIVIGGRPSANTRRLRDICEKEGVPAYHIETKEEIQSEWLQGKSVVGVTAGASTPDWLVDDVIRYLSDGEQRLPERRLLADDEVQSAYH from the coding sequence ATGGCAACGCAATCCATTGAGGCTAAGCCAAAGATGAAGGTCGTATTGGCCGAGGTTTTTGGCTACTGCTGGGGCGTCAGGCGCGCCGTCGACATGGTCGAGCAGGCGCGCCAAGCGTTAGACGGCGAAATCACCACGCTGGGCCCCATCATTCACAACCCTCAGGTGATCGAGAAGCACAAGACCATGGGCATCGGTTTTCGGCCCAATCTTGACGAGATTGGGGGCGGAACGGTAGTCTTGTCGGCGCACGGCGTCTCTCCAAGGGTTTCGGAGTTAGCGCGAGACAAGGGTCTGAACGTGATCGACGCGACTTGTCCTTATGTTACCAAGGTGCACCGGGCTGCCAAGAAAATGGCGCAGGAAGGGTATCAGATCGTCCTGGTGGGCGATCATGGTCATACCGAGGTCAAGGGCGTTCTGGGCGCGATCGAGCAGGTGGGCGGCGAGATTTACGTCGTTTCGAAGCCGGAAGAAGTGGCCGAACTGCCTTTAGGGCGAAAGGTGGGCGTGGTTACCCAGACGACGCAGACCGCTGCAAACTTTGGCGCGGTGTTGGCGGAAGTGGCCAAGCGAGCCTACGAGGTGCGGGCCTACAACACCATATGCGGAGCGACGGACGAACTGCAGGCCGCGGCGGAGAAGCTGGCCAGCGAAGTCGAGGTCGTCATTGTCATTGGCGGACGCCCTAGCGCCAACACGCGGCGCCTGCGCGACATCTGCGAAAAAGAGGGCGTGCCCGCTTACCATATTGAAACGAAGGAAGAGATTCAGAGCGAGTGGCTGCAGGGGAAGAGCGTTGTGGGCGTTACGGCGGGCGCTTCCACTCCGGATTGGCTTGTGGACGACGTGATACGCTACCTCTCCGATGGGGAGCAGCGCCTGCCCGAACGGCGGTTGTTGGCGGATGACGAGGTTCAGTCTGCCTACCATTAG
- a CDS encoding zf-HC2 domain-containing protein, translating into MNCRFVQSHLSAYVDAELTGAHQMVVRRHLHDCPDCRSEYEQLRKIKLVLAALSPVVPGPGAQARCLQRALNSPIAPTAPAIRIVWPETFWGKVAMAAAVAFLVFALAPRESRTLSAGAQPSTGYSGATQVWPNQPSSWGANPMPFSNPHAHDVRYQYQVPIAPTFGF; encoded by the coding sequence ATGAATTGTCGTTTCGTTCAATCTCACCTTTCTGCCTATGTCGATGCGGAGTTGACCGGCGCGCACCAGATGGTCGTGCGCAGGCACCTTCACGATTGTCCCGATTGCCGATCCGAGTACGAGCAGCTTCGAAAGATCAAGCTTGTGTTGGCCGCTTTGTCGCCTGTGGTTCCCGGGCCTGGCGCGCAAGCGAGGTGCCTTCAGCGAGCGCTCAACTCCCCCATTGCGCCGACGGCTCCTGCTATTCGCATTGTATGGCCCGAGACGTTTTGGGGCAAAGTAGCGATGGCAGCGGCAGTCGCCTTTTTGGTGTTCGCATTGGCGCCCAGAGAATCGCGAACGTTGTCGGCGGGCGCGCAGCCTTCGACTGGATATAGCGGAGCGACCCAGGTTTGGCCCAATCAGCCGTCCTCCTGGGGAGCCAACCCTATGCCGTTTAGTAATCCACATGCTCACGATGTCCGATATCAATATCAGGTGCCGATCGCGCCGACTTTCGGATTCTGA
- the ruvC gene encoding crossover junction endodeoxyribonuclease RuvC: MIILGIDPGTATVGFGLVRKELGRLELVDFGVVRTPSTLSDERRLQSIYEEVVGLIEKHRPEHMATEKLLFGANRKTAIQVARSIGVVMLAAAQHHLEWFEYSPAEVKQAVTGYGQAEKHQVQYMVAKLLRLDASPKPDDAADALAICLCHERLARLPIR, encoded by the coding sequence ATGATCATTTTAGGCATCGATCCGGGCACGGCGACGGTTGGATTCGGCCTCGTTCGCAAGGAATTGGGTCGGCTCGAGTTGGTCGATTTTGGGGTTGTGCGGACGCCTTCGACGCTATCGGACGAGCGGCGGTTGCAGAGCATTTACGAGGAAGTCGTCGGGCTGATCGAGAAGCATCGGCCCGAGCACATGGCAACCGAGAAACTTCTGTTCGGCGCGAACCGCAAGACGGCCATTCAGGTGGCGCGCTCGATTGGGGTCGTCATGCTGGCCGCCGCGCAGCATCATTTGGAGTGGTTCGAGTACTCGCCCGCCGAGGTGAAGCAGGCAGTAACCGGGTATGGGCAGGCAGAGAAGCATCAGGTGCAGTATATGGTGGCGAAGCTCTTGCGGCTGGACGCGTCGCCGAAGCCTGACGACGCCGCCGATGCTTTGGCAATCTGCCTGTGTCACGAGCGCCTGGCGCGTCTGCCTATCCGTTAG
- a CDS encoding ABC transporter ATP-binding protein translates to MENYERRLWRYVRAQWRPLAVALACSAGATLVTLYIGDMIKRTIDAMTDGDVHRLNMVCLTVVGVFAVKWFFSYGQVYYMSVSAQRMLASLRADIFAHLQRLPLSFFNKRRVGAVQSVIINDVPVLQSGVQLVRDSLDSPLRIIGGLGVVFFINWRLALLACLCLPMIAFVISRIGKQIRSITHLTQGSLANITAVVEEVLAGIRTIKSFAMEDREIERFAQHNRNVLETTLKGERRRARLRPTVEMIGAMGIAAVLWFGGQEVAARKMTTGQLFQFLFVLQMVAQAANGIGNIHVTRKQALSAAERIFREALDAPLERAHRGGLKVDDLQGRIEFQNVSFAYPDGSLALDDVSFVVEPGEIIGLVGRSGSGKSTLVDLLLGFYEPTAGRILIDGKDLKEIDIESLRSRAGVAPQHTVLFVASVADNIAYGKPGASREEIEAAARAAHAHEFIERLPDSYDSLLGDKGARLSGGENQRIAIARALLRDPKILILDEATSALDSVSERLIQQAILEGKGRRTTIVIAHRLSTVQSADRLLALDRGRLVETGAHADLLAKEGYYARLYRSSLVEQAI, encoded by the coding sequence ATGGAGAACTACGAGCGGCGATTGTGGCGATATGTGCGCGCTCAATGGCGTCCATTGGCCGTTGCGCTCGCTTGCTCTGCGGGCGCGACGCTTGTAACCCTATACATCGGCGACATGATCAAGCGCACGATCGACGCCATGACCGATGGAGACGTTCATCGGCTGAACATGGTTTGTTTGACAGTGGTCGGAGTGTTCGCCGTCAAGTGGTTCTTTAGCTACGGCCAGGTTTATTATATGTCGGTCTCGGCGCAGCGGATGTTGGCTTCGCTGCGGGCAGACATCTTCGCGCATCTTCAACGCTTGCCCCTGTCGTTTTTTAACAAACGGCGCGTGGGGGCCGTGCAGAGCGTGATCATCAACGATGTGCCGGTGCTTCAATCGGGCGTGCAGTTAGTGCGCGATTCGCTCGATTCGCCCTTGCGCATCATTGGCGGATTGGGCGTTGTTTTCTTCATCAACTGGCGATTGGCGCTACTGGCTTGCCTCTGCCTTCCGATGATCGCCTTTGTGATTTCGCGCATTGGCAAGCAGATACGCAGCATCACCCATTTGACGCAAGGCTCGTTGGCCAATATCACCGCCGTCGTGGAAGAGGTGCTGGCCGGAATTCGCACGATCAAGTCGTTCGCTATGGAGGATCGAGAGATCGAGCGGTTTGCGCAGCACAATCGCAACGTGCTGGAGACGACGCTGAAGGGCGAACGTCGCCGCGCCCGGCTGCGCCCCACGGTCGAGATGATCGGGGCGATGGGGATTGCGGCCGTGCTTTGGTTCGGCGGGCAAGAGGTCGCCGCTCGCAAGATGACCACGGGCCAACTCTTTCAGTTCCTTTTTGTGCTGCAGATGGTGGCGCAAGCGGCCAACGGCATAGGCAACATCCATGTAACGCGAAAGCAGGCGCTGTCGGCTGCCGAGCGGATTTTTCGAGAGGCTTTGGACGCGCCGCTCGAAAGGGCGCATCGCGGCGGACTCAAAGTGGACGACCTGCAAGGCCGGATCGAGTTTCAAAACGTCTCTTTCGCTTATCCGGACGGCTCGCTGGCGCTGGACGACGTTTCGTTTGTGGTCGAACCGGGCGAGATTATAGGATTGGTCGGGCGCAGCGGATCGGGCAAAAGCACGCTGGTCGATCTGCTTTTGGGTTTTTACGAGCCGACCGCCGGGCGCATCCTGATCGACGGCAAAGATTTGAAAGAGATCGACATCGAGAGCCTGAGGAGCCGGGCGGGAGTGGCGCCGCAGCACACCGTGCTGTTCGTCGCCTCGGTAGCGGACAACATCGCCTATGGCAAGCCGGGCGCCTCGCGAGAGGAGATCGAAGCCGCCGCCCGCGCCGCCCACGCCCACGAGTTTATCGAAAGATTGCCCGACTCCTATGATTCGCTGCTCGGCGACAAGGGCGCGAGGCTTTCGGGCGGCGAGAATCAGCGCATCGCGATCGCCCGGGCGCTGCTTCGCGACCCCAAGATTTTGATTTTGGACGAGGCGACCTCGGCGCTGGACAGCGTCTCGGAACGGTTGATCCAGCAGGCGATTTTGGAGGGCAAAGGGCGGCGCACTACTATCGTGATCGCGCATCGGCTGTCTACGGTGCAATCGGCAGATCGGCTGCTGGCGCTGGACAGGGGGCGGTTGGTAGAGACGGGCGCGCACGCCGATCTGTTGGCCAAGGAGGGCTACTATGCGCGGCTCTATCGGTCGTCGCTGGTGGAACAGGCCATATAG
- a CDS encoding TatD family hydrolase, translating into MFKARTCRLFAIIKVVLIDTHCHLNHDEFYHDAQTCIQKAQNAGVQKIIVVGFDLASSERAVELAERFDPIFAAVGIHPHDAHSWNDASKADIERLCRSTKVVAVGEIGLDFYRNLSPAEDQFSAFRSQAALAIDLGLPIIVHCRDAWDEMLDEIERLPGLSGVLHCFSGSLMHAQRGIAAGFYLGIGGVVTFPKAEELREIVRWAPADRLLLETDAPYLAPVPYRGKTNRPEYIPIIAARIAHERDVSLADIAAQTTRNAHACFPRFAAQ; encoded by the coding sequence ATGTTCAAAGCGCGTACATGTCGCCTATTCGCCATAATCAAAGTCGTGCTGATCGACACCCACTGCCACCTGAACCACGACGAGTTCTACCATGACGCCCAGACCTGCATCCAGAAAGCGCAGAACGCAGGCGTCCAAAAGATCATCGTCGTTGGATTCGACCTGGCCAGCAGCGAGCGCGCCGTCGAACTGGCCGAGCGATTTGACCCGATATTTGCCGCCGTCGGCATCCATCCGCACGACGCGCATTCTTGGAACGATGCCTCCAAAGCAGACATCGAGCGTCTTTGCCGGTCTACAAAGGTCGTTGCGGTGGGCGAAATCGGCCTCGACTTCTATCGCAACCTATCGCCCGCAGAAGACCAGTTCTCGGCTTTTCGCTCGCAGGCTGCCCTCGCCATCGACCTGGGTTTGCCCATCATCGTGCACTGCCGCGACGCATGGGACGAAATGCTGGACGAGATCGAGCGCCTGCCCGGTCTTTCGGGCGTGCTGCACTGCTTCTCGGGCAGCCTAATGCACGCACAACGAGGCATAGCGGCGGGATTCTATCTCGGCATCGGCGGGGTTGTAACATTCCCCAAAGCCGAAGAGCTGCGCGAGATCGTTCGATGGGCGCCCGCGGATAGACTTCTGCTGGAGACGGACGCGCCCTATCTTGCGCCCGTGCCCTACCGGGGCAAGACCAACCGCCCCGAATACATCCCTATTATCGCCGCCCGAATTGCCCATGAGCGCGACGTTTCCCTGGCCGACATCGCCGCCCAAACGACCCGCAACGCCCATGCCTGCTTCCCTCGATTCGCCGCCCAATAG
- a CDS encoding sigma-70 family RNA polymerase sigma factor: MKTAMELERSAASATTSRQAEFEELVSRYYRQAYNLAYRLTGNAADAEDLTQDAFVKAYRFLDRYDRSLPFMNWFNRLLTNLFIDDYRKKSKARYRSLDEPLRTEESPEGVSMELTDPSPGPEEAAIARQYDAVIQEGLAQLPAEFRTAVALADLEGYSYEEIAEIMRCSIGTVRSRIHRGRKQLRSFLERRCPELSVERGATQ; encoded by the coding sequence ATGAAAACAGCCATGGAATTAGAAAGGAGCGCGGCGAGCGCCACAACCTCCCGACAGGCCGAGTTCGAGGAGTTGGTCAGCCGATATTATCGGCAGGCCTACAATCTTGCCTATCGCCTGACGGGCAATGCCGCCGACGCAGAGGATTTGACGCAGGACGCGTTTGTCAAGGCGTATCGATTCTTAGATCGGTACGACCGTTCTTTGCCATTCATGAATTGGTTCAACCGCCTTCTGACCAATCTGTTCATCGACGATTATCGCAAGAAGTCCAAGGCTCGCTATCGATCGTTGGACGAGCCGTTGCGGACCGAAGAATCGCCGGAAGGAGTGTCGATGGAACTGACCGACCCGTCTCCCGGGCCGGAGGAGGCCGCGATTGCCCGTCAGTACGACGCGGTCATTCAAGAAGGATTGGCTCAGTTGCCGGCAGAATTTAGGACCGCCGTGGCCCTGGCGGATTTGGAGGGCTATTCTTACGAAGAGATCGCAGAGATCATGCGATGCTCGATCGGTACCGTGCGCTCTCGAATACATCGAGGTCGAAAGCAGTTGCGCTCATTCCTGGAGCGGCGGTGCCCCGAGCTTAGTGTAGAGCGAGGTGCAACGCAATGA
- a CDS encoding peptide ABC transporter substrate-binding protein codes for MKSLVIAVGLAALLISGCSKRDASLPAGNVLRYPLTTEPTTFDPALVEDGPTIDMLFQVFEGLVRWEVGSELMPNIAESWEISEDGRTYTFKLKQGVKFHNGRELKAEDFVYSVDRCLDPDTLSPTAGTYLNDLVGAKERMNGQADTTRGIRAIDDYTLEIEIDAPKAYFLAKLTYPTWYALCKEEVEKGGGKITAENMVGTGPFKLKEYRKNSKVILAANEDYHDGRPTLDGIERPIVLDATIRHQMFERGEVDLVDVQKGDLQADQRDPVLSKQLQFFDRAAVFYFALNQQAYEPFKDKRVRQALALAFDRKEAARVALLDVNKPANGILPPGIPGYDPDFPGWPYDPERARKLLADAGYPNGQGLPKLTLTFREKTPDLRKVSEVAADMWKKNLNISVQLQEMEWGAFLEARNKGTMAFYHLRWSADYIDPQNFLSLMLHTDTPENTLGYSNPEFDRICDMADKERDHDKRMSMYRQAERIAIDDAPWITTYYQRDIELIKPYVQGIRDSLMGHLPHTTTEIVRDKK; via the coding sequence ATGAAATCGCTTGTCATCGCGGTCGGATTGGCCGCCCTGCTCATATCCGGTTGCAGCAAGCGCGACGCCTCGTTGCCCGCTGGCAACGTGCTCCGCTATCCGCTTACCACAGAACCGACTACCTTCGATCCCGCATTGGTCGAGGACGGCCCAACCATCGACATGCTGTTCCAAGTTTTCGAAGGGTTAGTCCGATGGGAAGTCGGCAGCGAGTTGATGCCGAACATCGCCGAAAGCTGGGAGATCAGCGAAGATGGCCGAACTTACACCTTCAAACTCAAGCAGGGCGTAAAGTTCCACAACGGGCGCGAGTTGAAAGCCGAGGACTTTGTCTATAGCGTCGATCGATGCCTCGATCCGGACACCTTATCGCCCACTGCCGGAACGTACCTGAACGACCTGGTCGGGGCCAAAGAGCGAATGAACGGCCAAGCAGACACAACGAGAGGCATACGCGCCATCGACGATTACACGCTCGAAATCGAGATCGACGCGCCCAAAGCCTACTTCTTGGCCAAACTGACCTATCCGACTTGGTATGCCTTGTGCAAAGAAGAGGTCGAGAAGGGCGGCGGCAAGATCACGGCCGAAAACATGGTCGGCACAGGCCCGTTTAAGCTCAAGGAATACCGAAAGAACTCAAAGGTGATCCTTGCAGCCAACGAAGACTATCACGACGGACGGCCTACTTTAGACGGTATCGAAAGGCCGATCGTTTTAGACGCTACCATCCGCCACCAAATGTTCGAGCGAGGCGAAGTCGATCTGGTCGATGTGCAGAAGGGAGACCTCCAGGCCGACCAGCGCGACCCCGTACTCAGCAAACAGCTTCAATTCTTTGACCGTGCCGCCGTCTTCTACTTTGCGCTCAATCAACAGGCCTACGAGCCGTTCAAGGACAAGCGAGTTCGGCAGGCGCTGGCGCTCGCGTTCGACCGCAAAGAGGCCGCTCGTGTGGCTCTTTTGGATGTCAACAAACCCGCGAACGGCATCCTGCCGCCTGGCATTCCCGGCTACGACCCCGATTTCCCCGGCTGGCCGTACGATCCCGAGCGCGCGAGAAAACTCTTGGCAGACGCTGGTTATCCAAATGGACAAGGTCTGCCCAAGCTGACGCTGACCTTCCGAGAAAAGACGCCCGACCTGCGCAAGGTGAGCGAAGTAGCCGCCGACATGTGGAAGAAGAATCTAAACATCTCTGTCCAACTTCAAGAGATGGAATGGGGCGCGTTCCTCGAAGCCCGCAACAAGGGCACGATGGCCTTCTATCACCTCCGTTGGTCGGCAGACTACATCGATCCGCAGAACTTTCTGTCTCTCATGCTCCACACCGACACGCCGGAAAACACCCTCGGATATAGCAACCCTGAGTTCGATCGCATCTGCGATATGGCCGATAAAGAGCGCGACCACGACAAGCGCATGTCGATGTACCGCCAAGCCGAACGGATCGCAATCGACGACGCCCCTTGGATCACGACCTACTATCAACGCGATATCGAGCTGATCAAACCCTATGTGCAGGGCATACGGGACAGCCTAATGGGGCACTTGCCGCATACAACGACCGAAATCGTTCGCGACAAGAAGTAA
- a CDS encoding trypsin-like peptidase domain-containing protein, whose product MNKKLIMALVGLGAALGFGLAKWSALPPLSSVFAQDARTINFSPEEKATLSSMESALTRVADAVLPSVVHLRVEKRTGRAPTIEDDGGNSEIPQEFQRFFRNVPQIVEGQGSGVIIRSDGYILTNDHVVSGADSVRVIFHDGSSTTGKVLRDPTGDLAIVKVERKGLPAASLGDSGTVKPGQFVFAIGSPFGISQSFTMGIVSGIGREQMIGDSGGSARLYPNLIQTDAAINQGNSGGPLVNSRGEVVGINTAIVGNRFGGSVGVGFAIPINMAKFSTAQLIEKGKVERGYLGITPEDVTPDDEDTYGVPRGALVRSVQNGSPGAKAGLQPGDVVAEINGKPIRGEGDLRETIAMLAPESKAALKVFRDKKPTMLTVTLGARPEDPALSNRGRADAERPTSTTSNLGISVAPVNAEARSKLEMSDSDPGVVVRSVSQNSEASRAGLMPGDVIRSVNGRTVRTPEEFKAETDKIRSGSQVRLVCVRAMGDGAVMQVLLSFPAP is encoded by the coding sequence ATGAACAAAAAACTAATCATGGCTCTGGTCGGACTGGGAGCCGCATTGGGCTTCGGCCTGGCCAAGTGGAGCGCTTTGCCTCCGCTCTCGTCCGTATTTGCTCAGGACGCTCGGACGATCAACTTCAGCCCGGAGGAGAAAGCGACGCTTTCGTCCATGGAGTCGGCGTTGACGCGAGTGGCCGATGCCGTGCTGCCGTCCGTCGTGCACCTGCGAGTTGAAAAGCGAACCGGCCGTGCGCCCACTATCGAGGACGATGGCGGCAACTCGGAGATTCCACAGGAGTTTCAGCGGTTCTTCCGCAATGTGCCTCAAATAGTTGAGGGGCAAGGCTCTGGAGTGATCATACGGTCGGACGGATACATTTTGACCAACGATCATGTGGTGAGCGGCGCCGACAGCGTTCGCGTTATCTTTCACGATGGCAGTTCGACCACGGGCAAAGTGCTTCGCGATCCCACGGGCGATCTGGCCATCGTTAAGGTGGAACGAAAAGGTCTTCCAGCAGCATCGTTGGGGGATAGCGGCACGGTCAAGCCGGGGCAGTTCGTATTCGCCATTGGCAGTCCGTTCGGCATATCTCAATCGTTCACGATGGGCATCGTTAGCGGCATAGGGCGCGAGCAGATGATCGGCGACAGCGGCGGTTCTGCTAGGCTCTATCCCAATTTGATCCAGACCGACGCGGCTATCAACCAGGGCAATTCTGGCGGGCCGCTTGTCAATTCTCGAGGCGAGGTCGTCGGTATCAACACGGCTATCGTCGGCAATCGATTCGGCGGAAGCGTCGGCGTTGGGTTTGCCATTCCGATCAACATGGCTAAGTTCTCGACCGCCCAGTTGATCGAGAAGGGCAAGGTGGAGCGAGGCTATCTGGGAATCACTCCAGAGGATGTAACGCCGGACGATGAGGACACCTATGGCGTGCCGAGGGGCGCGCTGGTGCGATCTGTGCAGAACGGATCGCCGGGCGCCAAGGCTGGTTTGCAGCCGGGCGACGTGGTGGCTGAGATCAATGGCAAGCCGATCCGAGGCGAAGGCGACCTGCGGGAGACCATTGCGATGCTGGCGCCCGAAAGCAAGGCCGCTTTGAAGGTCTTTCGAGACAAGAAGCCGACGATGTTGACGGTAACGTTGGGAGCGCGACCGGAGGACCCCGCATTGTCGAACAGAGGTCGAGCCGACGCTGAGCGACCCACCTCGACGACGAGCAACCTTGGCATCTCGGTTGCGCCTGTCAATGCCGAAGCGCGCTCTAAACTGGAAATGAGCGATAGCGATCCGGGCGTAGTCGTGCGATCGGTCTCTCAGAACAGCGAGGCCTCTCGCGCGGGGCTGATGCCGGGCGACGTGATCCGATCGGTAAACGGCAGGACGGTCCGAACGCCTGAGGAGTTTAAGGCCGAAACGGACAAGATTCGCTCGGGCAGCCAGGTTCGTTTGGTCTGCGTGAGGGCAATGGGCGACGGCGCCGTGATGCAGGTGCTGTTGTCGTTCCCGGCTCCTTAA
- a CDS encoding ABC transporter permease encodes MAKYVGRRLLALIPTLLFISLVTFLMAQLAPGDPIMLMAGEKATPETIERLRSQYGLDKPLHIQYIDFVQNAVRFDFGLSFYSKRPVSEVIVQGFGPTMTLALIAILIASLLGISLGSAAAYYKEKPLDRIAVAVALLGVTVPNFVLAPLLALIFSVRLGWLPVAGWDGAEYFVLPAIVLAARPMAMIARLARTAMTDALSQDYIRTAYAKGLTAREVIWRHALRNSMVVTLTGIGNSFGFLLTGSFIVETAFGVPGLGYKGVQAIQQRDFPVIQATTLLFATLFVLVNLTVDLLYHWLDPRIRQGGEKS; translated from the coding sequence ATGGCCAAATACGTCGGGCGACGGCTGCTCGCGCTGATTCCGACGTTGCTGTTCATCTCGCTCGTTACATTTTTGATGGCTCAACTCGCCCCGGGCGACCCCATCATGCTGATGGCGGGCGAAAAGGCGACGCCCGAGACGATCGAACGATTGCGAAGCCAGTACGGCCTTGATAAGCCGCTCCACATCCAGTACATCGACTTTGTCCAGAACGCCGTCCGGTTCGATTTCGGCCTCTCGTTCTACTCCAAGAGACCTGTCTCCGAAGTGATCGTCCAAGGATTCGGCCCGACCATGACTCTGGCGCTGATCGCGATCCTGATCGCGTCGCTCTTGGGCATTTCCCTGGGCTCGGCGGCCGCCTACTACAAAGAAAAGCCCCTTGATCGCATCGCCGTGGCCGTCGCCCTGCTGGGCGTTACTGTGCCCAACTTCGTGCTCGCACCGTTGCTCGCCCTGATTTTCTCGGTCAGACTTGGATGGCTGCCGGTAGCCGGATGGGACGGCGCCGAGTACTTTGTTCTGCCCGCCATCGTTCTGGCCGCACGACCTATGGCGATGATCGCTCGGCTGGCGCGGACCGCGATGACGGACGCTCTCTCGCAAGACTACATTCGCACCGCCTATGCCAAAGGCCTGACAGCCCGCGAAGTAATCTGGCGGCACGCGCTCCGCAACTCGATGGTCGTTACCCTAACCGGCATCGGCAACAGTTTCGGCTTCCTGTTGACCGGCTCGTTTATCGTTGAGACTGCGTTTGGCGTGCCAGGACTGGGCTACAAGGGTGTGCAGGCCATCCAGCAGCGCGATTTTCCGGTCATCCAAGCGACCACTCTGCTCTTTGCGACCCTGTTCGTGCTGGTCAATCTAACGGTCGACTTGCTCTATCACTGGCTCGACCCGCGCATTCGCCAAGGGGGCGAGAAGAGTTGA
- a CDS encoding ABC transporter permease has protein sequence MKRGKIDWVVAFSFVILGLFLACALFAPYIAPYPYDMQNRDRPLDPPSSLHWLGTDELGRDVLSRLIYGARVSAGVGLGVEAVALFIAFLIGTTAGYFRGRWDTVAMRATDAMFAFPDILLAILIIGISGPGIKGVFVALIVVGWPSMTRLLRGMTLTLREREFVIAAKSIGVSELAILRGHILPHLTRAALAAATVEIAGLILAESALSFIGLGVQPPYPSWGSMISQAREQMRSNPGLLIYPCVSLSLVVMSFTFVGEWLQQKMKR, from the coding sequence TTGAAACGCGGCAAGATCGATTGGGTGGTGGCCTTTAGCTTCGTCATCTTGGGCCTATTTCTCGCTTGCGCGCTCTTTGCGCCCTATATCGCGCCCTACCCCTACGACATGCAGAATCGAGATCGGCCCTTAGACCCGCCCAGCTCCTTGCACTGGCTGGGCACTGACGAACTGGGCCGCGACGTGCTGAGCCGCCTCATCTACGGCGCAAGAGTGTCGGCGGGCGTTGGCTTAGGCGTAGAGGCCGTTGCCCTGTTTATTGCCTTCTTGATCGGCACGACCGCAGGCTACTTTAGAGGCCGATGGGACACCGTTGCCATGCGCGCGACCGACGCCATGTTCGCCTTTCCCGACATCCTCCTGGCCATCCTGATCATCGGAATCAGCGGGCCGGGCATCAAGGGCGTCTTTGTTGCCCTGATCGTTGTCGGCTGGCCCAGTATGACCCGACTCTTGAGAGGCATGACGCTCACTTTGCGCGAGCGCGAGTTCGTGATCGCCGCAAAGTCGATCGGCGTCTCAGAGCTGGCCATTCTGCGAGGCCACATCCTCCCGCACCTGACCCGGGCGGCGCTGGCCGCCGCAACGGTCGAAATCGCAGGCCTGATCTTGGCCGAATCGGCGCTCAGCTTCATCGGCTTGGGAGTGCAACCGCCCTATCCGTCTTGGGGATCGATGATCAGCCAAGCGCGAGAGCAGATGCGATCTAATCCTGGCCTGCTTATCTATCCGTGCGTGTCGCTAAGCCTCGTTGTAATGAGTTTTACGTTCGTGGGAGAATGGCTGCAACAGAAAATGAAGAGATGA